The following are from one region of the Candidatus Poribacteria bacterium genome:
- a CDS encoding c-type cytochrome: MKRGVWMYVIPAVLFVAVAAGAVWLLRNRPQGDQGAKGPLTAAQKLYNRECLVCHGPTGEGNGQAAYLLYPKPRDFTKGWFKVRSTPSGQLPTDADLLAVLKRGMPGSAMPSFAHLSDEELNLLVSVVKGFAPAFAERQPTEGIAPPAPLPQTPENIARGKEVYAQMQCAACHGEMGRADGLSSAMLTDDWGLQIKANDFTRGIYKGGGRDEDIYLRFRTGMTGTPMPSYEGLLPDNDIYAVVQYVKSLAGDVPEAVQPQQASLTAAKVAGAVPEDPLSPAWGSAPSTSLPLMLLYQRRESSAHVDVKAVHNGKEVAILMEWSDAAVNAETIRPQDFSDGGGVQFALRSDVSLESLTMGAATTPVNIWYWRASRQMDLVAYADVEAVYPNVAPDGYLQAKPFDPKEDESKRHDIPAAASYDKTYLTALAAGNPVSNPTRTVPMEDLNAEGFGSLTTQPDASQNVRGAGVWDNGKWKVVFVRPLASPDQTDAKLTAGKQVPVAFAVWDGGQGDRNGQKSVTNWNLLTLAP, translated from the coding sequence ATGAAGCGCGGAGTATGGATGTACGTCATCCCGGCGGTGTTGTTCGTCGCCGTTGCCGCCGGCGCGGTGTGGCTCCTGCGCAATCGACCGCAGGGGGACCAAGGGGCGAAGGGTCCGCTGACGGCGGCGCAGAAGCTCTACAACCGGGAGTGCCTGGTCTGCCACGGACCGACGGGCGAGGGGAACGGGCAGGCAGCCTACCTGCTCTATCCCAAGCCGCGAGACTTCACCAAGGGGTGGTTCAAGGTCCGGTCGACGCCTTCGGGTCAGTTGCCGACCGACGCAGACCTGCTCGCCGTGCTGAAGCGCGGCATGCCGGGATCGGCGATGCCCAGCTTCGCGCACCTGTCCGACGAAGAGCTGAACCTGCTCGTCAGCGTCGTGAAGGGGTTCGCGCCGGCGTTCGCGGAGCGTCAGCCGACGGAGGGCATCGCGCCCCCGGCTCCGCTGCCTCAGACGCCTGAGAACATCGCGCGCGGCAAAGAGGTCTACGCCCAGATGCAGTGCGCCGCCTGCCACGGCGAGATGGGCAGAGCCGACGGCTTGTCGTCCGCGATGCTCACGGACGACTGGGGTCTGCAGATCAAGGCGAACGACTTCACGCGCGGCATCTACAAGGGCGGCGGGCGCGACGAGGACATCTATCTCCGGTTCCGCACCGGTATGACCGGAACGCCCATGCCGTCCTATGAGGGACTGCTGCCGGACAACGACATCTACGCGGTCGTGCAGTACGTGAAGTCGCTCGCGGGGGATGTGCCGGAGGCTGTGCAGCCCCAGCAGGCGTCGTTGACGGCGGCGAAGGTCGCCGGAGCGGTTCCCGAAGATCCGCTGAGCCCGGCGTGGGGTTCCGCGCCATCGACGTCGTTGCCGCTGATGCTGCTTTATCAGCGTCGCGAATCGTCGGCGCACGTTGACGTCAAGGCGGTTCACAACGGCAAGGAAGTCGCCATCCTGATGGAGTGGAGTGACGCTGCCGTGAACGCCGAAACGATCCGGCCGCAGGACTTCAGCGACGGCGGCGGCGTGCAGTTCGCGTTGAGATCCGACGTGTCGCTGGAATCCCTGACGATGGGAGCCGCGACCACGCCGGTCAACATCTGGTACTGGCGCGCGAGCCGACAGATGGACCTGGTGGCGTACGCCGACGTCGAGGCGGTCTACCCGAACGTAGCCCCGGATGGGTACCTTCAGGCGAAGCCGTTCGACCCGAAGGAAGACGAGAGCAAGCGGCATGACATTCCTGCTGCCGCGAGCTACGACAAGACCTATCTGACGGCGCTGGCGGCAGGGAACCCCGTGTCGAACCCGACGCGGACGGTTCCGATGGAAGACCTCAACGCAGAGGGATTCGGTTCGCTCACGACGCAGCCCGACGCGAGCCAAAACGTCCGTGGCGCGGGCGTCTGGGACAACGGCAAGTGGAAGGTTGTGTTCGTTCGCCCGTTGGCTTCGCCGGATCAGACCGATGCCAAGCTGACGGCTGGCAAACAGGTTCCGGTCGCCTTCGCTGTGTGGGACGGCGGACAAGGCGACCGTAACGGTCAGAAGTCCGTGACCAACTGGAATCTTCTGACACTCGCCCCTTAG
- a CDS encoding aldo/keto reductase, translating to MKTIPIPELNRHVSRLCMGTMVFSRAEQSFTDDMLDAFVAAGGNLLDTAEVYGSERPVGEWIRSRGNRVDIVVLDKALDATEKVTPEAIPKAIAGNLERLGSDYIDLWMLHRDNPQVPAGEIVDVLNAEVRAGRIRAFGGSNWGTDRLQAANDYAKSHGLMGMAGSSPHLSLATAKDAMWRGCIWVTEEDRDWYRRSQMPLFSWSSQARGFFSGRFRPDDPSDANMVRVYYSDENFEKLRRAEELGRRKGVSAIQIALAWVLDQDFPAIALIGPANRDELSSCLEAEKVELTPEELAWLELR from the coding sequence GTGAAGACGATCCCCATCCCGGAACTGAACCGGCACGTGTCGCGGCTGTGCATGGGCACCATGGTCTTCTCCCGCGCGGAGCAGTCCTTCACGGACGACATGCTGGACGCCTTCGTCGCGGCGGGAGGGAACCTGCTCGACACGGCGGAGGTCTATGGCTCCGAGCGTCCCGTCGGCGAGTGGATTCGCAGCCGTGGGAACCGAGTCGATATCGTCGTGCTCGATAAAGCGCTCGACGCGACGGAGAAGGTGACGCCCGAAGCCATTCCCAAAGCCATCGCGGGCAACCTGGAACGGCTCGGTTCCGACTACATCGACCTGTGGATGCTCCACCGCGACAATCCCCAGGTTCCCGCCGGCGAGATCGTCGACGTCCTCAACGCCGAGGTGCGCGCGGGTCGGATCCGCGCGTTCGGCGGCTCCAACTGGGGAACCGACCGGCTCCAAGCGGCGAACGACTACGCCAAGAGCCACGGGTTGATGGGCATGGCAGGTTCCAGCCCCCATCTGAGCCTGGCGACGGCGAAGGACGCGATGTGGCGCGGCTGCATCTGGGTCACCGAGGAGGACCGCGATTGGTACCGCCGCTCGCAGATGCCGCTCTTCTCCTGGTCGTCGCAGGCGAGGGGGTTCTTCAGCGGTCGGTTCCGCCCCGACGACCCGTCCGACGCGAACATGGTGCGCGTCTACTACTCGGACGAGAACTTCGAGAAGCTGCGACGCGCCGAGGAACTCGGTCGGAGGAAGGGGGTGTCGGCGATCCAGATCGCCCTCGCGTGGGTTCTGGATCAGGACTTCCCGGCGATTGCGCTCATTGGTCCCGCGAACCGCGACGAGCTGTCGTCGTGCCTCGAAGCCGAGAAGGTCGAGCTCACGCCGGAAGAGCTCGCTTGGCTCGAACTCCGGTAG
- a CDS encoding nitrate oxidoreductase subunit beta, with product MPQVYNWQLGREMSYPYEARHPQWQFAFVFNINRCLGCQTCTVACKSTWTFSKGQEYMWWNNVETKPYGGYPQFWDVKALRLLEDANPGGQTWTEKAGDAKAPYGTYDGITLFEGAERRFGDDGSRRVLGYMPADDEWTAPNIYEDTPKGEKGVRNQFRHGSAMLPSHDTWFFYLQRLCNHCSYPACLAACPRKAIYKRQEDGIVLIDQNRCRGYKKCVEACPYKKSLYRGTTRVSEKCVGCYPRVEGKDPMSEGAPMETRCMAACIGKIRMQGLVAVNEDGSWTEDKSNPLYYMVKVAKVALPLYPQFGTEPNGYYIPPRWVPRPYLRQMFGPGVDQAIEQYTAPSRELLAIMQLFRVSRRIIFKYEIEEGEKVYETTINGKPWAMYNDTVIGFGKDGKEIVRTTVEEPLHVRPDKHANAI from the coding sequence ATGCCACAGGTCTACAACTGGCAGCTCGGCAGGGAGATGAGCTATCCCTACGAAGCTCGCCATCCGCAATGGCAGTTCGCGTTCGTCTTCAACATCAACCGGTGTCTCGGCTGCCAGACGTGCACCGTCGCGTGCAAGTCCACATGGACCTTCTCCAAGGGGCAGGAATACATGTGGTGGAACAACGTTGAGACGAAGCCCTACGGCGGCTATCCGCAGTTCTGGGATGTCAAGGCGCTCCGACTGCTCGAAGACGCCAACCCCGGCGGGCAGACGTGGACGGAGAAGGCGGGCGACGCGAAGGCTCCCTACGGAACGTACGACGGCATCACGCTCTTCGAGGGAGCCGAACGGCGCTTCGGGGACGACGGTTCCCGCCGCGTGCTGGGATACATGCCCGCCGACGATGAATGGACCGCTCCGAACATCTACGAGGACACGCCCAAGGGCGAGAAGGGCGTGCGGAACCAATTCCGCCACGGCTCGGCGATGCTGCCGTCGCACGATACGTGGTTCTTCTACCTGCAGCGGCTGTGCAACCACTGCTCCTATCCGGCGTGTCTCGCCGCCTGCCCGCGCAAGGCGATCTACAAGCGGCAGGAGGACGGGATCGTCCTCATCGACCAGAATCGCTGCCGTGGCTACAAGAAGTGCGTCGAAGCCTGCCCATACAAGAAGTCGCTCTACCGAGGCACGACGCGCGTGTCGGAGAAGTGCGTCGGCTGCTACCCGCGCGTCGAGGGGAAGGACCCGATGTCCGAAGGTGCGCCGATGGAGACGCGCTGCATGGCGGCGTGCATCGGCAAGATCCGGATGCAGGGCTTGGTCGCGGTGAACGAGGACGGGAGTTGGACCGAGGACAAGTCGAACCCGCTCTACTACATGGTGAAGGTCGCCAAGGTCGCCCTCCCGCTCTATCCGCAGTTCGGGACGGAGCCGAACGGCTACTACATCCCGCCGCGCTGGGTTCCTCGTCCCTACCTGCGGCAGATGTTCGGGCCCGGCGTCGATCAGGCGATCGAGCAGTACACGGCTCCATCGCGCGAACTGCTCGCCATCATGCAGTTGTTCCGCGTCTCGCGCCGGATCATCTTCAAGTACGAGATCGAAGAGGGCGAGAAGGTCTACGAGACGACGATCAACGGCAAGCCGTGGGCGATGTACAACGACACGGTCATCGGATTCGGCAAGGACGGCAAGGAGATCGTCCGCACGACGGTCGAGGAACCGCTCCACGTCCGTCCCGACAAGCACGCGAACGCGATCTAG
- a CDS encoding ThuA domain-containing protein: MNILMVRYSGGFEHTYLPDAEVTFKEIGKTNGWRVRTTHRCDGITADNLANVDVLAFATTGTLPITDVQKRALLDFVRGGKGFVGIHNATDTFYEWAEYGEMVGGYFAGHPWHQEVNVIVEDPNHPATKPLGSSFKVVDEIYTFKNWDRKKTHVLMRLDNASVDLSKGNRPDHDYALGWCHDYGKGRVIYTGLGHPDELWYKPWFREHIVGCLKWAGRLA; encoded by the coding sequence ATGAATATCCTGATGGTGCGCTACTCCGGCGGATTCGAGCACACCTACCTGCCCGACGCGGAAGTCACGTTCAAGGAGATCGGCAAGACGAACGGATGGCGCGTCCGCACGACGCACCGCTGCGACGGAATCACGGCGGACAACCTGGCGAACGTCGACGTCCTCGCGTTTGCCACGACGGGAACGCTCCCGATCACGGACGTGCAGAAGCGCGCGCTTCTCGACTTCGTGCGCGGCGGCAAGGGGTTCGTCGGCATCCACAACGCCACGGACACATTCTACGAATGGGCTGAGTACGGCGAGATGGTCGGCGGATACTTCGCCGGGCATCCGTGGCACCAGGAAGTGAACGTCATCGTCGAGGACCCGAACCATCCGGCGACGAAGCCCCTCGGATCGTCCTTCAAGGTCGTCGACGAGATCTACACGTTCAAGAACTGGGATCGGAAGAAGACGCACGTCCTGATGCGGCTCGACAACGCGTCAGTCGATCTGTCCAAGGGCAACCGCCCCGACCACGACTACGCCCTCGGCTGGTGCCATGACTACGGCAAGGGGCGTGTCATCTACACGGGGCTGGGTCATCCCGACGAGCTCTGGTACAAGCCCTGGTTCCGCGAACACATCGTCGGATGCCTCAAGTGGGCTGGCAGGCTCGCCTAA
- a CDS encoding phytanoyl-CoA dioxygenase family protein, with protein MRPTPDFVADVTDHQIAFFREEGYLRIERITSDEEVGWLKGIYDELFGNRTGEEQGAYFDLAGPRAHDGRETLPQVLGPERTFPELRETAYFRNGRTIAAKLLGMPLDQVNGGGHMILKPARYGSATPWHQDEAYWGPQVLHHGLSVWMSLDPATVDSGCLQFIPRSHLAREVRVHRHIDNDPTVHGLVTDDVDPSEAVACPLDPGGATFHHCRTLHYAAPNATDHARRAYINVFNAPPQKRSQPAHRPWIDEEAAALARLKSLARPRLKAT; from the coding sequence GTGCGACCGACGCCCGATTTCGTCGCGGACGTCACGGACCATCAGATAGCGTTCTTCCGCGAAGAGGGATACCTGCGCATCGAGCGCATCACGTCCGACGAGGAAGTGGGCTGGCTCAAGGGCATCTACGACGAGCTCTTCGGGAATCGCACGGGCGAGGAGCAGGGAGCCTACTTTGACCTCGCAGGGCCCCGCGCCCACGACGGACGCGAGACGCTTCCGCAAGTGCTCGGACCCGAGCGCACGTTCCCGGAGCTCCGCGAGACGGCTTACTTCCGCAACGGACGAACCATCGCCGCGAAGCTGCTGGGCATGCCGCTCGATCAAGTGAACGGCGGTGGACACATGATCCTCAAGCCCGCTCGGTACGGGAGCGCGACGCCCTGGCACCAAGACGAAGCCTATTGGGGACCCCAGGTTCTCCATCACGGGCTCAGCGTCTGGATGTCCCTCGACCCGGCGACGGTCGATAGCGGATGCCTGCAGTTCATCCCACGGTCACATCTGGCAAGGGAGGTGCGCGTCCATCGGCACATCGACAATGACCCGACCGTCCACGGGCTCGTCACGGACGATGTCGATCCGTCGGAGGCGGTCGCATGCCCACTCGACCCCGGCGGCGCGACGTTCCACCACTGCCGGACGCTCCACTACGCCGCCCCGAACGCGACCGACCATGCCCGACGCGCCTATATCAACGTGTTCAACGCCCCTCCGCAGAAGCGGAGCCAGCCTGCCCATCGCCCGTGGATCGACGAAGAAGCCGCCGCGCTGGCGCGCCTCAAGTCTCTGGCGCGTCCGCGACTGAAGGCGACGTGA